Proteins co-encoded in one Garra rufa chromosome 21, GarRuf1.0, whole genome shotgun sequence genomic window:
- the LOC141295889 gene encoding TATA box-binding protein-like 2, which yields MDEEGALENYFDQTIASSSDYIFEGDLGLQGPAPQLQDSSFLSSLASQGKDLTEDLDLSFLPDELSTQDEPSQAENVSRNEDSGIYTDCPPRESTEADTDTSHSAQNASQFNLPMTPMTPMTPMTPVAESSGIIPQLQNIVSTVNLACPLDLKSIALQARNAEYNPKRFAAVIMRIREPRTTALIFSSGKMVCTGAKSEEQSRLAARKYARVVQKLGFPAKFLDFKIQNMVGSCDVCFPIRLEGLVLTHQQFSSYEPELFPGLIYRMVKPRIVLLIFVSGKVVLTGAKERSEIYEAFENIYPILKGFRKQ from the exons ATGGATGAGGAGGGAGCTCTCGAAAATTATTTTGACCAGACTATTGCT AGTTCATCTGATTACATCTTTGAGGGGGATCTGGGCCTACAGGGTCCAGCTCCACAGCTCCAGGATTCCTCTTTCCTGTCCTCTTTAGCCTCTCAAGGGAAAGATCTCACCGAAGACTTGGACCTGAGCTTCTTACCTGATGAACTGAGCACTCAGGATGAGCCCTCACAGGCTGAGAATGTCAGCAGGAACGAGGACAGCGGCATTTACACCGACTGTCCTCCGAGAGAGTCGACAGAGGCAGATACTGACACCAGCCATTCTGCCCAAAATGCCTCGCAGTTCAATCTCCCGATGACTCCCATGACCCCTATGACCCCCATGACCCCAGTGGCAGAGAGTTCAGGCATCATCCCACAATTACA GAATATTGTGTCAACAGTGAATCTCGCTTGCCCTCTGGATCTCAAATCCATTGCACTTCAAGCTCGAAATGCTGAATACAACCCAAAG CGTTTTGCTGCTGTTATAATGAGGATCCGTGAGCCAAGAACTACTGCTCTCATATTCAGCTCTGGAAAAATGGTCTGCACTGGGGCCAAGAG TGAGGAGCAATCTCGCCTTGCTGCGCGGAAATATGCACGGGTGGTACAGAAACTTGGTTTCCCTGCCAAATTCCTTGACTTCAAAATCCAAAACATGGTTGGAAGTTGTGACGTCTGCTTTCCTATACGCTTAGAAGGCCTGGTCCTCACTCACCAGCAGTTCAGCAG CTATGAGCCAGAGTTGTTTCCCGGATTGATATATCGCATGGTGAAGCCACGTATTGTGCTGCTGATTTTCGTGTCTGGAAAGGTTGTGCTCACAG GTGCAAAAGAGCGGTCAGAGATCTATGAAGCCTTTGAAAATATTTACCCCATCCTGAAAGGGTTTAGAAAGCAGTAG
- the LOC141295876 gene encoding beclin 1-associated autophagy-related key regulator-like: MACPLSGEPRALGPGEDHPESASETGAPVRPQPPQQHLQPACVSAATAVMVEALDDAEGLFVAVERCPLCNTARRRLTCARCIQNGDFVYFDGRNPERYSEKLERLQKLKNEKENLQQSVIKAMDKKVQADQLRWKIMSCKMKIQQLKEAICTGNEEVKSGKELLLRSQEEGQRLQRRASRHQEKRDKIKRHNQRLGELLEKRSKELHGRLEVLAEVRREHILELTSHIFNIQEEKQGSRDPAEAENDLALTSSTVSELAEARRITYSSGRWIWDDQNGETSFSITGPHVTLPSNGDCSAYYSWVEEKSGNQGPELDHINPAHTISAALCYATQLVNILSHILDVNLPKKLCNSEFCGDNLTRYRFTRVVNKLNTNILHLCFSQHVDSELLHPHHTLRNIMFLVSPANKKLGRTGPFEVSADLEDSMEFVEPEAAGPAEESGDEAVTDEETDLGTDWETVPSPRFCDIPSQPMDLSQSGMQASQPVGNAGGMISSAAASVTSWFRAYTGQR; this comes from the exons ATGGCTTGTCCCTTGTCAGGCGAACCCCGGGCTTTGGGGCCTGGTGAAGATCATCCAGAGTCTGCATCAGAGACCGGGGCGCCCGTTCGGCCCCAGCCGCCTCAGCAGCACCTTCAACCGGCGTGCGTGAGCGCTGCTACCGCGGTCATGGTAGAGGCTCTGGATGATGCAGAGGGGCTGTTTGTGGCCGTGGAGAGATGTCCGCTCTGCAACACGGCCAGACGCAGACTGACCTGCGCCCGTTGCATTCAGAATGGCGATTTTGTGTATTTTGACGGGAGAAATCCAGAGAG GTATTCAGAAAAGCTTGAAAGACTTCAAAAGCTGAAAAATGAAAAGGAAAATCTTCAACAGAG CGTCATCAAAGCCATGGACAAGAAGGTCCAGGCAGACCAGCTT AGGTGGAAAATCATGTCATGCAAGATGAAAATCCAGCAACTGAAGGAGGCCATCTGCACTGGCAATGAAGAAGTGAAGAGTG GCAAGGAGCTGTTACTGCGTTCCCAGGAGGAAGGGCAGCGACTGCAGCGCAGAGCCAGCCGGCACCAGGAAAAGAGGGACAAAATTAAGCGTCATAACCAACGTCTGGGCGAGCTTTTGGAGAAGAGATCAAAAGAGCTGCATGGGAGGCTGGAGGTCCTGGCTGAAGTGCGAAGAGAGCACATCCTGGAGCTCACCAGTCACATCTTCAACATCCAGGAGGAGAAGCAGGGCAGCAG GGACCCAGCAGAGGCTGAGAATGACCTTGCTCTGACCTCCAGCACCGTCAGTGAACTCGCAGAGGCAAGGAGAATCACCTACAGTTCAGGTCGCTGGATCTGGGACGATCAGAATGGAGAGACGAGCTTCAGTATCACTGGGCCGCATGTCACACTCCCTAGTAATGGAGACTGCTCAGCCTATTACAGCTGGGTGGAGGAGAAGAGTGGGAATCAGGGGCCAG AGTTGGACCACATCAACCCGGCACACACCATCAGCGCCGCCCTTTGCTATGCCACACAGCTCGTCAATATCCTGTCTCATATTCTGGATGTCAACCTTCCGAAAAAGTTGTGCAACag TGAGTTCTGCGGTGATAATCTGACCCGTTACCGATTTACCCGTGTCGTAAACAAACTCAACACCAACATCCTGCACCTCTGCTTCTCACAG CATGTCGACAGCGAGCTTCTCCATCCTCACCACACTTTGAGGAATATCATGTTTCTGGTGTCTCCAGCTAACAAGAAACTTGGCAG AACTGGGCCTTTTGAGGTGAGTGCTGACTTGGAAGACTCTATGGAGTTTGTTGAACCAGAAGCGGCTGGACCGGCGGAGGAGAGCGGAGACGAGGCGGTGACGGATGAAGAAACAGACTTGGGCACAGACTGGGAGACGGTTCCAAGCCCTCGCTTCTGCGACATCCCGTCCCAGCCTATGGATCTGTCCCAGAGCGGCATGCAGGCGTCCCAGCCAGTTGGCAACGCAGGGGGCATGATCTCCTCCGCGGCCGCCTCCGTCACGTCCTGGTTCCGCGCCTACACCGGGCAGCGCTGA
- the LOC141295677 gene encoding F-box only protein 34-like, producing MPQKCETISYCNPTPYREARLRASNPPSVWRFTTMHLKPYPKPQDKEIHRESVHDGTRGLHADQQGVLRKEWGVRQACGLMASSGNGTANRCPLSVISTNTLRCSSVSSAPTRVSGARKTRASSVSTFTSSLVLLSPSTGLENEGSLRIYQGEDGEGSLDIWAVIKPGNTKEKIAIFASQKCGSTCSSVIKNPSETEAIAPELRTVSVKNKGCWDGDWSVAKRRRRSGITDKSKTMEPSSPKTEIPKVSQQETFNENISPCKGVAEDAIRTEGEEDEKSISVVEMVAYLEQRASDQQVSSKVPSLRSTSTITLSKVGTIPQPAEQQSKVADNLEVQDEEGESVRVLDMVAKLESQCLNRQGLQGGDLSRNNSLRRKVGRVLLAGSEPYPLPSQPVAPTVPQDSRVESVPQQLDGDLDKLSSPPIETLQCGLDTCALKEEERSTISSPEINTSVETVQSSPTSECSEEPLPGMLFFAKSSPQPPSKSRSQNKEPSHIQVLEPSVDTVVSLREESKDGLVGDQNHQNLLSQEPVPFPLRRLVSHEFLETRFKIQLLLEPQQYMAFLPHHIIVKIFCLLPTESLAALKCTCHYFKFIIESYDVRPADSRWVSDPRYKDDPCKQCKRRYDRGDVSLCRWHHKPYCQALPYGPGYWMCCRRSHKDTPGCNVGLHDNRWVPAFHSINMPIYKKSRDADEDL from the coding sequence GTTTACCACCATGCACCTCAAGCCATACCCCAAACCACAAGATAAAGAGATACATCGGGAATCTGTGCACGATGGAACAAGAGGCCTCCATGCCGACCAGCAGGGAGTGCTCAGGAAAGAGTGGGGCGTTCGCCAGGCGTGTGGGCTCATGGCCTCATCTGGCAACGGCACAGCCAACCGGTGTCCCCTCAGTGTCATCTCCACCAACACTCTCCGATGTAGCAGTGTGAGCAGTGCACCAACTAGAGTCAGTGGAGCCCGCAAGACCAGAGCGTCCTCTGTCTCAACATTTACCAGTTCTTTAGTGCTGCTCTCACCTTCGACTGGTTTGGAGAATGAAGGCTCACTTCGGATCTATCAGGGAGAAGATGGCGAGGGATCTTTGGATATATGGGCTGTCATTAAACCTGGGAACACAAAAGAGAAAATCGCCATATTTGCATCTCAGAAGTGTGGCAGTACTTGCAGTAGTGTTATTAAGAACCCCTCAGAAACAGAAGCCATTGCTCCAGAGTTGCGGACTGTCTCTGTGAAAAACAAAGGCTGCTGGGATGGTGACTGGTCTGTGGCCAAGCGCAGGAGAAGGTCTGGCATTACAGACAAGTCGAAAACTATGGAACCATCTTCCCCCAAAACTGAAATACCGAAGGTATCTCAACAGGAGACTTTCAATGAGAACATCAGTCCTTGCAAAGGAGTTGCAGAGGATGCAATCAGGACAGAGGGGGAAGAAGACGAAAAGAGCATTTCTGTGGTGGAGATGGTGGCATACTTGGAGCAAAGAGCCAGCGACCAGCAGGTAAGCTCCAAAGTACCATCCTTGCGCAGCACCAGCACCATCACTCTATCCAAAGTCGGAACCATCCCTCAACCTGCAGAGCAGCAGTCCAAGGTGGCAGACAACCTAGAGGTCCAAGATGAGGAAGGTGAATCCGTTCGAGTTCTGGATATGGTGGCCAAGTTGGAGTCGCAGTGCCTGAATAGACAAGGCCTCCAAGGAGGAGACCTCTCTCGAAACAACAGCTTGCGGAGGAAGGTGGGGCGTGTGCTTCTGGCCGGGTCAGAACCTTACCCATTGCCATCACAACCGGTGGCACCTACAGTCCCTCAGGACTCCAGAGTTGAGAGTGTCCCACAACAACTGGATGGCGATTTAGACAAGCTGAGTTCCCCACCTATAGAGACCTTGCAATGTGGGCTTGACACCTGCGCCCTCAAGGAGGAAGAAAGGTCTACTATCTCAAGTCCTGAAATTAACACATCTGTTGAGACCGTGCAATCCTCACCAACCTCAGAGTGCAGTGAGGAACCGTTACCAGGCATGTTGTTCTTTGCCAAATCTTCTCCTCAGCCTCCATCAAAGAGCAGATCCCAGAACAAAGAGCCTTCTCACATCCAGGTCCTTGAGCCTTCTGTGGACACTGTAGTGTCTCTCAGAGAGGAGAGCAAGGATGGACTTGTGGGTGACCAAAATCATCAAAACTTACTTAGTCAGGAGCCTGTGCCTTTTCCATTACGCCGCCTAGTGTCTCACGAATTCCTAGAAACTCGCTTCAAGATCCAGCTGCTTCTGGAGCCTCAGCAGTACATGGCTTTCCTGCCGCACCACATCATTGTAAAGATCTTCTGCTTGCTGCCTACCGAGAGCCTGGCTGCCCTCAAGTGCACCTGCCATTACTTTAAATTTATCATCGAGAGTTACGACGTACGGCCGGCGGACTCTCGCTGGGTGAGCGACCCACGCTACAAAGACGATCCCTGCAAGCAGTGCAAAAGGCGGTATGACCGCGGTGACGTTTCGCTCTGCCGTTGGCACCATAAGCCCTACTGCCAGGCGCTGCCGTATGGCCCGGGCTACTGGATGTGCTGCCGCAGGTCTCACAAAGACACACCCGGTTGTAACGTGGGACTTCACGACAACCGATGGGTCCCTGCCTTTCATAGCATCAACATGCCAATTTACAAGAAAAGCAGGGACGCTGATGAGGATCTGTAG